CTTTCATTTCCCCTGTTGGTCTTGCATGGACCAGCTATGTTCTCCTAGCTTCACCCTCGGACACTGTCTGACATTGCCGTGGTGTGCTTCCCCTCCATCTACTACCCATGGCTTCCTGCTGCCCAGAAACAGAATCTGGGCTTGGGGCACACCCTGTTTCTCCTCCCCTATCTTGCTTCTTCATTGttcgttctttctctctctctttctttctttctttctttctttctttctttctttctttctttctNNNNNNNNNNtctttctttctttctttctttctttctttctttctttctttctttctttctctcctttgagagacagggtcttgcttattgtccatgctggagtgcagtggcacaatcatagcccactgtagcctcgaactcttgaactcagtggatcctcctgccttagcatctgggactataggcacaccacATCAAATCAggctactttttttccttttgtagagatggtggtctcactatgttatccaggctggtctcaaactcctggcctcaagctattctcccacctcagcctccaaaagtgctgggactacaggcatgacctccattctctcttctgttcAGCAACTTGCTGTCTCTCACCCTAGGTTTCTCTGTCCCTTTGACAGCTATCCCTTTCATCTTGCTTCTGCTCCCAGGGTTTTGGGGTCTAACTCTCCCAAGTTATCTGCTGGGGTTGGGGAAGAGACTGGACCCTCCCATCTGTTACAGTTGGGAAACCATTCTGGACCATCCCAGAGAGATCAGAGACAAGAAGAGCAAGGTGTAAAGTCAGCCTCAAGGCCCGGGATCTGGCGCAAGTGATGAGATCCATGCAGTCATATCAGGCTGCTGCAGGAGAGTCCCTGTGAGGTTCCCTTTCCCTCAGCCCGGGTCCTGGGGGCTGGGAGCGTCAGGGGCATCTGTGCAGGTCCTGGGGCCTAAGTCGGAGTAGGAGGGCCAGAGGTCTCCACATCCCTGTGCTGTGCCACCTGTCTCAGGCCCTCAGTCCTCCTCAGTGTGTTCGCCTGGAGCCTGGATCTGTTCTCTCCTGCCTGGGGGTGGGAGATATAGGATAAAATGAGGGGGTGAGAGGCTGTGCCCCTTTCATTCTACCATCTTGTCAAGCCTGCCCCTCAGGCTGGCTCTGACACCCTTCCTCTTCCATTCATCCCTCGGTAGCCACAAGGCAACTGGAGGCTCACCTTCACCCTGCTGGGATGTCTGTGGGAGTTTTGTTTTCCTGAGGGCCATATGTGGGGTTATTATTGCCACCGGATTTCTTGGCTCGCTAGCTTGGTGCTCAGGATTGCAATGAAGACCTAACCTGCTTGACAGGAAGGGCTTCCTGGAGGCTGCCGAGAGCAGGGGCACAGTGACCCTGCATCGGGTAGGAGGTGGTGTAAAAGCAGGAGGGGGCTGTCCAGCAGCCTGGCTCTGTGCCAGAAATGACAGCTGCCCTTTCTGGAGCCTTAGCTGTATTTTAAGTAGAGTATACGTACTAGTTCattcatcctcacaacagccttcTGTGGCTATTACTTCCATTATCCTCACTTTACCTACAAGGACCCTGAGGCACAGGGTGGTTGGGTAGCATCCATTAGGTCCCACAGGTGGAAAGCATCAGCCAGGATTCCAACCCAGGCAGTTAGGATCATCTGGGGCCCCTGAGCTTGACCAGCTGGCCATATTCAGACCTGTGAGGCATGGTTTGTTGTTGGATGACCCATGAGGGAAGAGCCTGCATTAATTTTATGTGACTTCAGGTTTCTTTGAGTTCATTTGCTTAGCAAATTCATTGAACACCTTCTATATATGATGTATGAATACAATGAATATGTATTCATTCCacaaggatatttatttatttatttttgagatggagtctcactctgtcacccaggctagagtacagtggtgctatctcggctcaccgcaacctctgcctcccaggttcaagggattctcctgcctcagcctcccgagtagctgggattacaggcgcatgccaccacacctggctaatttttgtatttttagtagggacatggtttcaccatgttggccaggctggtgtcgaactcctgacctcaggtgatctacccaccttggcctcccaacgtgctgggattataggcgtgagccaccgcacccagcctccacaagtattttttttttttttgagatagaatcttgctctgtagcccaggctggagtgcagtggcacaatcccgctcactgctacctccacctcccgggtcccggttcaagcaattcttctgcctcagcctcccgagtagctgggattacaggcacgtgccaccatgcccagctaatttttgtactttttgtagagacagggtttcatcatgttggccaggctggtcttgaacctgtACCAAAGGGAGTGAGGCAGAGTAAGTGCTGTAGAAattcagaagaggaagagaggactTGGGACCTGAGGGGATGAAAGAGATTTTGTTCTGAAGGTAACCTGTAACCTGGTTTATACTCACGGAAGTAAGAGGAGAAAGGCAGGCCTAATAGAATGAATGGGACCTGCAAAggcatggaaatgaaagacaggAAGAGCTGGATTGTGAAGAAAAGGCTGAAGATGTCAACTGGGGTAAGGTCATGAAGAATCTTGAATGGCAGACCAAGGATGCTGTTGTGTTTCATTAGGAAATAGGGAGCTATCGAACAtcgctttttttgttttgttttgttttgttttttgagacagagtttcactcttgtccaggctggagtgcaatggtgcgatccctactcactgcaacctccacctcccaggttcaagcagttcttctgtctcagcctcccaagtagctgtgattacaggcacatgccaccacatttcAGCTGAAGCAGGCCTGGTCACATTAATACCtacccaccctttttttttttttttgtatttttagtggagacagggtttcatcatattggtcaggctggtcttgaactcctgacttcaggtgatctgcccatctccgcctcccaaagtgctgggattataggcgtgagccactgtgcctggctgctatCGAGCATTTTTGAGCAGGGGAGTGACATTCGGTACGTATGTCTAAAAGATGGGTAGTCATGTGCAGGGGATGAGTTTTGAAGTAGAAAGCAAGAGATATTGGTTCTAGTCTCAGCTCTTCCATTTACTGGCCCTGAGATATAGGACGAATGATGTCCCCTCTCTGAGCTCTAACTGTCTCACTGCAAAAAAATGGGAGTAAAATTATCTGACCTTCACttgaatcttttttattttattttattttttaattaatttatttattttggagacaaagtcttgctctgttgcccaggctggagtgcagtggcacgatcttggctccactgcaacctccacctcccgggttcaagcaattctcttgcctcagcctcccaagtagctgggattacaggcgcttgccaccaccctggctaatttttgtatttttagtagagacagcgtttcaccatgttggccaggttggtctcaaactcctgatctcaggtgattcaccctcctcggcctcccaaagttctggaattacaggcgtgagccactgcacccagcctgaatctTAATTATGTAAGATCCATGACAAAATGTGAATGAAGTGCTTGGAAGACCACAGAGCAATGCACAAGGATGGGTAGGTATTAATGTGACCAGGCCTGCCTCAGCTGAAATGTGAGGTTGGGATTCCCAGACAGGTGTGCATACTACAGATGTCATCTCTTTAACCTATGTCTCTTCTCCCACCTTGGAGAGGGGATCAACAGAGATGTGAAGCCACTGGCAgctggcagaactgggatttatGTTCTCAAGCCCCACCTTCCCATTCTTGATCCAGTCCCACGCCACCCTCCACATGAACAGGACATGTCATTTAGAGAGGGCCTGCCCAGGAGAGGCCTGTGTCAAGGCTACAAAGCACTGGCCTGTGCAACAGTCACTGTCTTCAAGAAGTTCACAGGCTAGTTGGATCATGAGAGCACGTTCCTCAAAAAGACGTTGGGGTGGTACCTGATAAGGGACCAGATAAGTGGTGGAGACAGTCACTGGTGGAGGGCAAGGAGAAAGTAGAGAGAAGCAGCATGGGAGCCGGGCCTTGAAGACTGGTGGGGTTTAAAAGACGGAAGCGGAAGGGAGCCAGAAGGACAGGGGAGGACTTTCCTGTGTCAATCCATTGGTTTCCTCTCAACACTGAAACCAAACACCAAAACCCCATTTAATGGAGCAAAGACAAATGTGACCACAATGAGAgaaccacctcacacccattaggatggccattataaaaacaaaacagaaaataacaagtgtttggggcggatgtggagaaattggaactcttgtaCATTGCTGATAGGGAACGTAAAATGGTGTGACCATGGTGGAAAACAGCACAGtggttcctcagaaagttaactacagaattaccatatgatccagtattTCCACTTCTGCATATGTACTTGAAAGAGTTGagagcagggactcaaacagacctttgtacacccatgttcataacagccttattcacagtagccaaaaggtagaagcaacctaggtgtccatcagtggatgaatggataaacaacatATGGTGATATCTACAATGGAATGTGATTCcgcctttaaaaggaaggaaattctggctgggcacagtggctcatgcctgtaatcccagcatgttgggaggccaaggtgggcagattgcctgagctcaggagtttgcaaccagcctgggcaatatggtgaaatcccgtctctactaaaatacaaaaattagccgggtgtggtggcgtgggcctgtagtcccagctactcaggagtctgaggcaggagaattgcttgaacctgggaggcggacgttgcagtgagccgagatcgcaccactgcactccagcctggacaagagagtgagactccgtctcaaagaaaaagaaggaaattctgacatgtgctgcaaaatggatgaaccttaaagacGTTAGGCTGAGTGAAAACTAAGCCGGTTATgctaagccagtcacaaaaggacagtgtttgtatgattccacttatatgaggcacCCAGAGTAGttgaattcatggagacagaaaatagaatagtggttgccagggctgaGGGTATGGGAAATGGGAGTTTGTATTTAATGGATACAAGGTTTCTGTTTGGGacaatgaaaaagttctggagatggttgGTGGTGAtcgttgcacaacaatgtgaatgtacttaaggccactgaattgcacacttaaacatggttaaaaaatggcatgcacacacacaaggaCAAATGTGATGGGTCACTTACATCTCAGAAATATGAGTGACATGGAACTGTTTGAGAAGTGGAGCAAGAAATGGGGTCCCCAGTGGATAGGCCTGCTGAGAAATCAGCAAGTAGTCTAGAAATGGGGTTGATTGGTGGACCAGGCCAGCCGACTCTTCAACTGACCACAGATAATCCAAAAAAGCTGTAGGGAGTACAGACACCTCCCTCTAAGTAGCATTTGGATAAAGTTGCAGAGAAGTCAGTGGGGTGGATGGGTTATTCtgttctttgctttgctttttgttgttgttgttgttgtttgtttgtttgtttttttggagacagagtctctctctgttgcccaggttggagtcagtggagcaatcttggctcactgcaacctctgacttgccggatcaagtgattctcctacctcagcttcccgagtagctgggattacaggagcagaccaccacgcctggctaatttttgtatttttagtagagacggggtttcaccatgatggccaggctggtcttgaactcctaacctcaagtgatccgcccgcctcagcctcccaaagtgctgggattacaggtgtgagccaccgcgcccggccctcactTGTCTCTCTTGTGCCCCCCGCAGCCAGCCCCAGTCGGCGCCATGGCCTCTGCGGAGCCCCTGACGGCGCTGTCCCGCTGGTACCTGTACGCCATCCACGGCTACTTCTGCGAGGTGATGTTCACGGCGGCCTGGGAGTTCGTGGTGAACTTGAACTGGAAGTTCCCAGGGGTCACGAGTGTGTGGGCCCTCTTCATCTACGGCACCTCCATCCTCATCGTGGAGCGCATGTACCTGCGGCTGCGTGGCCGCTGCCCGCTGCTCCTGCGCTGCCTCATCTACACGCTCTGGACCTACCTGTGGGAGTTCACCACCGGCTTCATCCTGCGCCAGTTCAACGCCTGCCCCTGGGACTACTCCCAGTTCGACTTTGACTTCATGGGCCTCATCACCCTGGAGTACGCCGTGCCCTGGTTCTGCGGGGCCCTCATCATGGAGCAGTTCATCATCCGCAACACCCTCCGCCTCCGCTTCGACAAGGACGCTGAGCCCGGGGAGCCCAGCGGCGCCCTGGCCCTGGCCAACGGCCACGTCAAGACTGACTGAGTAGGAAGCGGGTGGGGGGCCTGGGGATCTCTCATGGAACTCAAGGACAAAGAGACCAAGCTGGTGAGGTTGCCCCATCCATGCAGCAAAAGCCCTGCCCCGGCCAAGTCTCAGCCCTGTAGGGCACACAGAGCCCCCTAACCTCCCCCGGGGTCAGTGTTGGGGGGCCGTGGTCAGGTGTTGGGGGATGGGGTGTGGAGGCAGCAGAGGGACATTGGGAAGGGCCCATGGGTCCTGGCCCAGCTCAGGGGTTGGTGCCAGAAGGCCTGTGGCTGAGCAGCGATGGACTATGTAGTTGACTTTGGAAGCAGCAGGCCCTGTCCTGGCTAAGGGACAATGAGAATGGGGCCGCAGGTGGGAGGCAAGGCCTGACCTCCCTCCCTCCGATCTGGATTTAGTTAAGCTTTGGCTGGTTCCATTAGGCAATATTCAGGTGCTTGCTTGCAAACAATACCTCCCCAGGGGCCTGCTGAGCTGCAGCCGAGGAGAGACTAGGCAGCCAGGAGGCTGCGTGGCAGCAACGCTGGTCTGCAAGGGCTGGGAGACCCTCCCTtggctcctctcccctcccccagggccCTGCGCTGCTCCCTTGGCCTTCTGGGGACCCCGTGGTGCTGGATTCCCACCAACCTTGGGCTTTTGGAGGTTTCAATCCCCGTGTGTTCGGTGGCGTTTCCcccttttctgtcttgtttttgaGGCCTTTACCACTAGCAGCTCTTTATCCACATCGTTCGCCacacctgccccaccccagctccCTAGCCAGCACAGGAGCTGCCGGAGATGGAGCCCTGAGACACCCTCAACCCCCACCCCCTTGCAGCCCTTCCCTCCACTGTTCCCGCTGGCCTGATGCCTGAGGAGTTCCTGAGTTATACCTCCCTATCCCCGGTCTAGTGGGCTGTGGCAGTGCTCCCTTCTCAGTGGCTAGCTGAGAACAAATGATGCCCTCCAATGCACAGGCAGGCTGCGATAGGCGCTGTGGATCCCCAATGGTGACCTAGAGGCAAGTCAGTTTGGTGGGGAAAAGGCAGAGTTCTAGGTCCTCTAGTCCCTGCCTGGTTTATTTTCAAGCCAAAACCAAGCAGTTTAGCTATCTATGGGATGGAGAAGCCAGGTATCCAGTGTTGGAGACCGATagagaatgagaggaaaaaagagaggaggaCCTTGCAGCTGTAGAAGGCTCCTTGGAGCCTCCTTTGTGGGAGGGTATCAGTTCTGGTTCTGCCATAGCCCCAGCCCTGTAGCAGAACCTCAGGGCTGCCCCTCTCCCCAAACTCCTCCCAGCAAGGCTGACCCTTTGAGCTTACTCCTTAAACAGTATTAACCCTGCCACACTCATGGGCATTGGCACCTTGGTTCCCCTGCCCCACTTTGCCCTGTGACAGGTCCATTGCTGGCAGTGGACAGGTGAAATACTTACTCCAGCCTACTGGCTCTGACTCTCACTCCTCAAGGGGAAGGGTCCATTAGAAAGTGCCCCATCCCATGGTACATGGTCTCTTCTTGACCACAGTAGGACTCTTAGGTAGAAATTAGCCTTCCCGTTTTCATGAATCATTACAAAGTGACGATGTCACCTGTGGAGAGAATGTCCTCTTCCCTGCTGGCTGCCCTGCCCATACTGTGCCGATAGCACAACCCAGGGTGCAGGGTGTGGTGGGGTGGGCCACAGTTGTGTTCTAGGTCTGAAGAAAAGCTTGCAGACTCTGCCTTTGGCAGGATTTTCTGCAGTTAGCCCTGTCCAGACCAGAATGAAGGGTATTTCCTAGCCTATTTATTGGGCAGGCTCCTCAAATCCAGGGATGAACTACTTTCTGCAGGGGCCAGCCCTCCTTTTGATTTTATTGTGGCCCCAACTCCAGGGCTTTGGGGGTTACAGAGAATCAGGCTTCTGGTGGGAGTAGATCGTTTTCCATCTATAGATGGAGAAAATTCCAGGAGGAGAATACTGTCTGGCTTCTCTGTTCCCTTTGAGCAATTGTTTCCTTGGTTCTCTCCCCAACTCCATGTTGTCTTAGTCTCCCAGCACCCCTTCAGGCCTTCCATGTGGGCCCCTAGACCACACTAACCACCTTCACACTCGCATTCTACAGCTGAGTCCAGTGGCCAGCTTGTTGATGCCTCCATAATTCTCAGCCAGAGCAAGTTCTTGGTTGGCCCACCAGGTCGTGCTGCTCCAGATGTTGCCTTGTGGGCATTCCCTGGCACCACTTACTCTCTGGGTCCTATAAGTTTCCAAGTGCAGGAGGTCCTGGGGGTATGCCTGTGTGCCTGGCAGCATCCAGCATTGTGTTTCTGCTCCATCTAGGTGTCCCATTTCTCCAATTGCCCCTCATAAGGCATCAAACCTCCAACAAAGGAAGGCAACAACCCATGGCCTGACCACAGGATCTACAGGTTCAGATCTCACCAGGAATAGCCCAGACTTCAACTCTTGCTTTTTTGAGTATCAGGGCCCAATTCCGTTAGTGCCCAGGGACTCAAAGTTTGGAATAAACCCAGCCCTACCAAGCATTAAGGGTGCTggtgggggccgggcacggtggctcaagcttgtaatcccagcactttgggaggccgaggtgggcggatcacgaggtcaggagatcgagaccatcctggctaacatggtgaaaccctgtctctactaaaaaatacaaaaaactagccgggtgaggtggcgggcgcctgtagtcccagctacatgggaggctgaggcaggagaatggtgtaaaccccagaggcggagcttgcagtgagctgagatccggccactgcactccagcctgggcgacagagcgagattctgtctcaaaaaaaaaaaaaaagggtgctgGTGGGGAGTGTTTGCTGGCTATTCGTGAACCTCTGGTGTCCTGGGCCTCTCTCCACTGGACATGGCAGCATCTCTGAGTTACAGATTGCAATGTGCTGCCCTGCATGGTTGAACTGCTTCTGACATCTGCTAGGCATCCCATGTGCCCTGTCCCCTCTTCAATGCCAGTGAGTCACAATGGCCTATGCTTATTCACAGCAATAATACCTAGGGAGTCCCCGTGAAGCCCTTTTGTCCTGGTCCCTTGCTCTGCATGGGTCTCCTGGGGAGGCAGCTGCTGAGTGGGTCAGTTCATGAGAACCTGCATTTATGAAGCCCTGGGGTGTGTAGGCATCACCCTGGGATGCAGACAGGTGAGAGGCCCAGCCCTTAGGGGAGCCATGGCATTACAAAGTGCCTGAGGCCACCCAGACCTGGAGAAGCTGCAGGCCCCAGCTCTGCTAAAGGGCCTTTGAGGTGGGTGGGACTGTCTCCCAGTTGGGCAGCTTTTGAGAAGGACACACGACCGGTTTGTGAGCCCATTGCTTGCTCTGTGTCTCCGTTGGtccctctgtctcttccttttcacATTTGTGCACATAAAATATACTGGTGTTTGTGTTCCAGGACTGGCTCTGGCCcatctgtttttcctcttttggaACCACTTTCCTGGGGGCTCCTGGAGGCCAGGCCCTTTGCACCCTGGCATCATGCCCTCCTGAACCAAGAGGGCTGTTGGGTGGGGCTGCCCCGTGGAGGGGGCAGGTGACACTCCCTGCCAATCCTTCTTACTGTCTCTGCTCTGACACTCTCTGGTAACCTGAATTCACACCCTGACCCCAATTCTCAGGTGGCATAATGTGATCCAGGCCTTACTTTGGTGCCATGCACCCAGGCAGAGGGGGATCCCAGGCAGTATCCAGGTAGACTGCAGGTTGGCTGCAGCTGCCCATGAGGCAAGTTCCTCCTGGAAACACCAGCCATGACCTGGGACATCTCATGAGGCAGGAGGGACCAAGCAGGGTGGCTGAGGGTACCCCCAAAGACATAGAAGGCCAGAGCCCTTTACTTTGAAAGTGATGTTACATTGAAAGTCATGCTTTGAAAAAATAGCTCTGTACTCCTCTCTGGCAGCCCTGTTTTCTCAGAGAAGTGCATTTGGAGGGAGTAATCTCTCCCCCTTTATGTACCTCTGCTCCATTGAGCTTCCCTGTcctcctaccaccaccaccaccaccaccaccaggccTCTGCCCACTTTCCTACTTCCAGGAAGAGGATGGAGGATTCAGAAGTTGCTcagtcaggctgggcatggtggctcacacctgtaatcccagcacttcgagaggctgaggcaggaggattactttagcccaggagtttgagaccagcctgggcaatatacagagaccaccatctctacaacaacaacaacaaaaaaaacccaggcatggtggcacacacctataattccagatactcaggagccTGAATCAGGTGAAtgccatgagcccaggagttagaggttgcagtgagctatgattgcaccactgtactctaggtgacagtgagaccctgtcttgaagtTGCTCAGTCATTTTAGCTAAACGCAAATGGCATGGCCCCCTGTCACAGCTGGGTT
This genomic window from Piliocolobus tephrosceles isolate RC106 chromosome 6, ASM277652v3, whole genome shotgun sequence contains:
- the TMEM229B gene encoding transmembrane protein 229B isoform X2, whose protein sequence is MLAYVAENGTEAQPTKVILGHSWTKILMSVVSCTLKGVITPVGAMASAEPLTALSRWYLYAIHGYFCEVMFTAAWEFVVNLNWKFPGVTSVWALFIYGTSILIVERMYLRLRGRCPLLLRCLIYTLWTYLWEFTTGFILRQFNACPWDYSQFDFDFMGLITLEYAVPWFCGALIMEQFIIRNTLRLRFDKDAEPGEPSGALALANGHVKTD
- the TMEM229B gene encoding transmembrane protein 229B isoform X1, with the translated sequence MASAEPLTALSRWYLYAIHGYFCEVMFTAAWEFVVNLNWKFPGVTSVWALFIYGTSILIVERMYLRLRGRCPLLLRCLIYTLWTYLWEFTTGFILRQFNACPWDYSQFDFDFMGLITLEYAVPWFCGALIMEQFIIRNTLRLRFDKDAEPGEPSGALALANGHVKTD